Genomic window (Lampris incognitus isolate fLamInc1 chromosome 3, fLamInc1.hap2, whole genome shotgun sequence):
AAGCAAAACTTGGATTAACATTTACACGCTTCTCGTGGACTGTGTCGTCCTCACACACAGTAGACACACACCTGCATGGCGGACCTGCACAAACATGTGACCGCAACACatctatttttctccccaattgtactcggccaattaccccactcttcggagccttcccggtcgctgctccgccacctctgccgatctgggagggctgcagactaccacatgcctcctcccatacatgtggagtcaccagccgcttctcttcacctgacagtgaggagtttcaccagggggacgtagcgcgtgggaggatcacgctattccccccagtcccccccccctcacccccgaacaagcactctgactgaccagaggaggcgctagtacttGCACAAATTTTTAGCCTCTTTGGCAGGAACTCCATCCTCTCACGTTCATCCGTCCTTGAGTCCTCAcgctgttcttcttcttcttctcttgttttATTGGCGGTTGTTGTTTGATTGAATGACTTCTCGTCACGAGACGCTACAGCAGATGTTCTGCATTCCGCCACCACCCAACACGtccagcgcggtcgcctcacagcaagaaggtcctgggttcgagccccggggtagtccaaccttggtggtcgtcccgggtcatccgctgtgtggagtttgcatgttctccccgtgtctgcgtgggtttcctccgggtgctccggtttcctcccacagtccaacgacatgtaggtcaggtgactcagctgtactaaattgtcgccaggtgtgactgtgtgtgtgtgtgtgtgtgtgtgtgtgtgtgggccctgtgagggcctggcggcctgtccagggtgtctcccccgcctgccatccaatgaatgctgggataggctccagcatccccacgaccctgacagcaggataagtggtttggataatggatggatggatggatggatggctggatggataaatCTCAAATGGAACTTCTGAATACATAAAggttaaataataaaaaataaaaataatatcatTGCTCGGGCTGACATTGTgaaatcttcttctttcggctcgtTCCGtattttttcaggggtcaccacagtggattttatagtttccattggtatcctgtgagggcacagcaccaatggcggccgttgcaAGCCCGGGCCTCCacagatccggtatggtcttgtcaatccacacataatgatttggcacaattttacatcggatgcccttcctgacataaccactaaccctatggacggggcacaggtaaGCCCTGCACGCCATCCCAGGACTCATGGGTTGACATTGTGAAATAATGTTTATAAATTATTAAACCGTTTTCACCTGCCTGGTGTGAAAACCAGCCTCTCTGATCCGTCAGCTGGTGGAGAAAATAAATCGGTTATCTGGGATCTGTTAACCTGTCGGTTAAACTCGGACCGGAAGGTTGTGGGTCTGCTTCCAGCCCCGCAAACATAACTACGTAAATGTATTTGTTTATGACGGCCAAAGTGCTTTTGTGTTCAGACGGGCGGATTTACCTCTCGTCTGTGGCGAAAAGCTTCGCTCCTCTCTCTTTACACATCACCCCCATCATCTCCTGCAGCCGCAGATTACCTACACATGAGAACACCATCAGACATCATGCAGATCATAATAAGGAGGACACGTgttatgttttctttgttatttctaTTTCCACACATCAGTCACCCTTTGTTAAGCTCCGCCCCTCCTTGACTACTGTTGCTACATCCATCACGTCCATGATTGTGGCACGGCGTTCTCAACGGTGACAGTAGATTTGTAGAGggttaatacataataataataataataaacgttatttgtatagcacctttcatacatataaTGCAGCTCaaggtgctttacattaaaaacaagggaaacaataaaactcaacaacaatacagataaaataagttaaaagtaataaaacacagacctaggcaaaaaacataaaacaaggcaagaaataaaaccacagtacaagataaaaaataagagtaaaagaaataaaatggggATTAATTAAAAGCAGGAGCATAAAAATGGgccttgagctgattcttaaaattatctatttttttttaactatctATAAATATCACTAGGCCTACTTTTAATTCAAGCAATCAAATTAAATATGAACGTTGGTTATTCTGGCTGCTTGCTATCGTGTCTAAGATTAAACAGGTACATTTTATGAAATGTACCCGTTTCCACTTGCGGTGTGGTAGGATGGCTGCACGAATtcctgtttgcagcggcctcacccagcaccgtccatgccgtgtctttgtccatgcctgcatctaagtttgtgttttcatttgatggctgggagagctggtgctggattggctaggacagcttggtctgctgcgtcctgtgggcccaggggccacggccctgcctggagctgcgcccgaggaggaaacaccgagggcggtctggcggcagcctcgcctagccttgactgtgtttttggtgtcgtggggtggagtgcggggaggtgtgtcgagggtgtctggctgggagagctcgtgctggatcagctgggggagcctggtctgctggttctggtgggtccagggaccacggccctgcctggagctgcgcccgaggaggaaagaccaagggcggtgtgacaggacacggaagcggggcaggctaagctaactgctagcccatgcagaccagcagttccgatagtccttctggcattcgctctcttggacagtgaattttttttaatatgttggctatatgtgtttttgtagttttttccagtttgaatatgtgtgttcttgtagtgtttgtctttgtgttacactgctgtaggctgggggaaacggcatttcctttcatttcatctgcgcaggtgcatggaatgaaacgataaataaatgttcctgattcctgaaacatctAGTCTAGTCATCTAGTCCCACTAGATACTCTCCGACACTGAGAGCTGGTTATGCTGCGACCAGACAGCCGGCTGCCACAGACTTTTAACAAGCTTCCACTTTTCAGCCAAACATCGGCTGGTTTATTCTAGACACAAACACATTATTTTCACCCTGAAATTGCTCAGTGGGGTTACACTAGAGCAGACAATATGAAGCCAGCTTGGGAGGATGTAGTTGACAAAGAGATCATTAAAGATTATTTGCTCCACATCCTGCATGTTTCCTCTGCAGTCTTCGGTCTTGGAAAGGCAAATGGTTTTCATGTGGTTCTGTATTTCACGGCTGTTCTTTGTTTACCTGAGGCTCACACACCGTAAAGCCACACACGGCTGAACCGTGACACCAACTCGCACAGCAGCGGACTTGTTTGGAGCATTGTTGCAGGGATTTATTACTCGTCAAACACCGACCGTGCAGCAATAACATGCCATTTTCCTTTGTAATAACAGCACAGCAGTATCTGCGGTGTCACTTTTACACCATTTGCCACTGTAATGAGCGCCCGCTGCGACAAGCCCACTTCTCATGATGGTGGACCAGCAGTTCTGTCAGTAAACACAGGAATGAAACCAGGAAGTACTCACAGCCGACGCCCCCGACGATGAGGACCTCCTGGGAGCCGCAGTGGGCCATGGCCCTCTCTGTGATCTCCACCAACATGGAGAAGACGGTTTCCTGCAAAAAAAGAGACACGACGCAGCGTTAATGTCCGATACCCCCACCGTTTGGTATCCAAAGGCCGAGAAAGAGTATTTCTGTCATTTAACCGAGGTTATCTGTATTGTCCCACGAGGGGAAATTTGTCATGCAGCCAGGGTTAACATGATGACAGAACACAAAAGGACAACATCAACAATGAATCACGGAACTAGTGCAGGGACATGGAAATTCTTACTAAGTACAAATATGCAAGAGTGCAAATGTGCCAGGCTAGTGTAAGGAATGCAGCCAGCGCGCTTACTGGCATTAAGCATATCAACAGCACTTGGGATGAAAGAGACATGGAGTCTTTTAGTTCTCCGAATAGCAGCCCTGAAGGACGGCCTGAGGGCAACAACTCAGCCTCCCTATGGAGTGGATGGTCCTGGCAGTCCAATATAAATAACATCAGCCCTCCTGATATAAACGACCAAAAGCTTGGCCTGACTCCTCCCCGAGATCTCACCGGCCATTTTAACAAGACTTCCAAGTCTGTCCTTATTGGACAAGTTTAGGTTTCCAAACCGAGCAATAATACAAAAGGTTAAAACAGAATCAAGGAAACTTCTGTAAAAGACAGCCATCATCTCAGTagaacatgctcaataatccaggtacgaaaatcacaggaagttgaatcagttcatctggacacgagagAAATGGTTCaacactcatctcagtgacctcttcggtctaaactgactgcaggtatcccacccttataaacaatacagtgacataacgaccgaaaacaacgatggctttcatatgcaaacatgcgtgaccattaagtagcattacaatggtaatgtgtactattcacagaggatgtgggGATGGTTGCTATCACAGCCTTGTAAAAATTGACATAATTCATTGAGAGAATTTTGTACCACCCCTCCGAGAATCATcaccttaatgtggtggaggggtttgggtgtccccGTGGTCTTAGGAGCTGTGTTGttgggggcaatagctcctggtagggtctcccaggGCAAAGTGGTCCCAGGGGAGGAGCCAGACTAAGAGTGATTCTCAAGAAACCCGATgaatttacaacagcagagccacagcaccttgcccagaaaagggaaaccggggccccctttTGGAGCCAGACCTGAGAGGGCAGCTTGCCGctgagcgtctggtggccgggcccagcccaaaaaaacaacatggacccaccacccgcggggttgagcattggggtagggtgcaatgctagcctgggcggcaggcaaaggcagggaccgggatgTGCCAACTTCCTGCATCGCAGActggtcacctctctggcagggaaggagcctgaactggtggaggaggtggagtggtaccaactagatgtagttgggctcacctccacacatagcatgggctctggtaccaaactcctggagaggggctggactctacttttccggggttggccaaggtgacaggcactgGGCGAGTGtgggggatactcacaagtccctggtttgagcaccgccatgttggagttctccccccgaggaatgagagggttgcctctatacgactgcgagtcgctgggggggaaggctctgactgttatgtgtgcttatgcaccgaatagcagtttggagtatccggccttcttggagtgtctgggtggtgtcctggatagggctccgcctcggttctctatagttctgctggggggacttcaacgctcacgtgggcaaagatggagaaacctggaggggcgtgattgggaggaatggcctccccgatTGGTGCCTTGTTATTAAACTTCTGTGCCAGTCATGGATTGGCTATAACAAACACCAttttcgaacataaggtagttcataagtgtacttggtaccagaacaccttaggccgaagatcgatgatggactttgtggtcgtaccgtcagatctgcggccgtatgttttggacactcaagtggagagaggagcagagctgtcaactgatcaccacctggtggtgagttggctcagatggcggggaaggctgtcggacagacctggcaagccCAAACGTgtagggagggtgaactgggaagtacatctgtcgccatcttacaatgctgtgattgcaaccattcccacatcctctgtgaatagtacacatgaccactgaaactctagttaatggtcacatccatatttgcatatgaaaccgatcgttgctttcggtcgttatgccactgtattattaataagggtggggatacccgcagtcactttagactgaagtggtcacttatgccgcttttccactacatggtaccggctcggctcgacttgactttttcgtttttcattactggaaagtaccggcattttggtaactgttaccactttcctGGTACCACCTTTaccgaggttccaaaaaaaaaccaaaaaaaaacagagtgggtaccaaaatcaatgcagaccagctacactgaggggtactgttacggtaatggaaaacgacactgcgagtcgagtcgagccgataccatgtagtggaaaaggggcattagatgagtgatgaaaagtaggGGCGCCCCggtagctcacctggtagagtggcaccacataaggctgagtccttactgcagcggcctgggtttgaatctagCCCGGGCCATTTGCTGCGTGTCATCCTCTccctctactatcactatccaataaaggtggaaaatgccaaaaacatTGTGTgattaaacgtttctctcaacaaacgcgtccagatgaactgattgaactttctgtGATCATCTCAGTAGAAACGTTAAAAAAAGAATTAATTTTTCTCAGGaaaaaaagtctttgttggaccttttTAGAGGGAGCATCAACATGGGATTCCAAACACAGTTTGTTATCGAGAACAATACCCAAATCTTTATTTTGTAGTTCTCCACTAGGTCAATGTCAacaccttttatttatttatatttttcttcccaactgtatctggccaattaccccactcttccgagccgtcccagttgctgctccaccccctctgccgatccggggagggctgcagactaccatgtctcctccgatacatgtggagtcaccagccacttcttttcacctgacagtgaggagttttaccagggggacgtagcacgagggaggatcacgctattctcccgagttccccctcccccccgaacaagcgccctgaccgaccagaggaggcgctagtgcagcgaccaggacacgtacccacatccggcttcccacccgcagacacggccaattgtgtctgtagggacgcctgaccaagccggaggtaacacggggattcgaaccggcgatccctgtgttggtaggcaacggaatagagcgccacaccacccggacgccccgtcaaCACCTTTTATAACAGTTGGCAGTGGGCTTGACGCTGACTTTCTGAAATCAACGGTAATTTCTTTCGTTTTCGACACAGTTAGATGGAGGAAAGACTCGTCACACCAAGCCACAGTCATCCACCACCGGCTCCCAGTCCTGCTCCTCCCCTTCCAGAAGGCTAACAATAACAGAACCACCGGCAAACTTTAAGATGTGTCTGTTCTTATAGCTGCTGCGACACTCACTGGTGTACATGATGTGATGAATGGTGAGAATATGCAACAAAAACAACCACTAGACGTTCTGCTCCCTGTGTAGCTCAAGTTTTAAACTAGCCCAGTTTGCACATACAGTACAAAAGGCCTGTGATACTCACATTAAAgatacaggggagactcgcacCACTGTAAACTGGAAAACTGAAAGTGTAATAAATTCATGATTTTGGGCTGGTGTAATGGAAACGAATGAGGGACCACGATTTTTATGGCACACCACATCAGGGTTCTGTAGTATCGAAACGGTCTTGGTACCATTCTCTACACGTGGCGCTGCACAGAATCAGCGTGAAAGGCAGATGACCTGTCACTATTATGTGATGATATCGATTGTTAAGTAATGACACTGACCTGAAGGGAGAAGCAAAGGTCTTCTGCTGTGCACTGACCCGAGTTCAGCATCTTGTGAGCAGCTTCCTGTGAACAgaacacacatcacaccaacctTTCTGAATTTTTTGTTACGTCTTGGTCTCACAGAGACAGTAGCTGCAGATGAAGTCAAATTCCTCGTAATGCGAAAACGTCCTTGGTAAACGCTGAAAAAAGATTCTGACTACAATCATGTTTAAACGAATAAAAAAAGAGAAATGTTATATTATAGATTTACAGCAAACTGCTTTACTGAAATGTCACGAGTAAAAACCATAAAAACTTAGTAAATATTACCTTTTGAATCAGAGCTAGCATTGATTCTGAAGAAAGTAATAAaactacagacgcaactggcatccatccatccatccattatccaaaccgcttatcctgctctcagggtcgcggggatgctggagcctatcccagcagtcattgggcagcagttggggagacgccctggacaggccaccagaccatcacacaggacccacacacacacacacacacacacgcacacacatgcacacccagggacaatttagcccagctgatccacctgacctacatgtctttggactgtgggaggaaaccggagcccccgcaggaaacccacacagacacggggagaacatgcaaactccacacagaggatgatcagagaacccaggaccttcttgttgtgaggcgaccgtgctaacccctGTGCCACGGTGCTGCCCCATATTCTtcacatattttataattctgttataattctgttatcctctttcaattggcAGAATATTGacaagtaagtacaagcagaTGATTTTTAGTGACATGTCCCGTGACCCTACCTAggataagaggcttggataatggatggatggatggatggatgtactataAGGAATAAATGATGAAACAGTCTGCCGTACAGGTGTACAGGTCAGTCTGGTACAGAAATTTGAGGCCAAGGATTTTAGTCTTCCTCCTACTCTTCacctcctctctctttgtctctttaaAAACAACTATGATACCAAACAGTGAGGTCACTGTGagagcaattcatatttgatgtttgcttactttcaaTCTTTGACCATGCATGACctatataccatgtttaactttattttacattgcttggagagatgcttaaagtccatgtgtaacagaacaaaggtagtgttataaagggtcttctccaggtgcacaacaAAGGCCTGTTGTTAACTGCTGGTTGACAGCAGAGGAATGTAGGGCAGACTCACAGTGTAgcaaatgtgtacacacacactaattggagaaacggccttggtgggatgtgagctggaagacatgagatatggaggggaagaacagacaactgcccgataagagagactgtactgtactgtactgatcggCACGCATTCAAGCATCTAGGCTTGTGTGtcatgttcatgaacatattatattgtattaaagtgtgacaatactgtaagagatttttgcctcgctcctcatttaatgtcagagtggaattaaatcaATACCACGACAGCACCTTCCATTTTCCTTCCTTTTACATAAAGCTACAAGACTCTACCTGGAAATCTACCTGAGAAGAAACGAAACCGTGTTGGGAAGACTCCACCCACCTCGATATAAGACAAAATCCCCGAGAACGAAACGTCCATCCCCTTCACAGTGTACGGCAGCTCCACATACTGACTCCCCCTGTTGACAAATACAGGGGATTACATTCACGCATCACCAAAACgtacacaaagacacaaatgtacacaaatacatacacacacgtacacgtatacacacacacacacacatacttaggaGAATGTGGTTGCGCTTGTCCTGATGCAGaatttaacagaaaaacataaatGTGTTTCTACTCACTTCTTGGCCATCTGCTCGATGTTATAACCAGGACTGGGGTCATTAGAAATCTGcacacagaatcagaatcagaatacgggTCGCGAGTCAGTTATTACTGCAGCACTGTACAACCACAACATCAACGGGGAAAGATGAGTTGAAATTAAATGAAACTAAAAAACTGAGAAATGAGTCATAGACAAAAGACAGTAAGTGAAGAAAGAATCGAGGCCTAATGAAAGGAAACTAACTGTCTGTTTCTGTTGAACTCAGTCGCAGCACAAACCTTAATAACTCTGGCAAACCTGTCCAAGCAGTTGCCCACCGCGATGTCGATGGTCTCCCCAAATATTCTGTAGCGTCTCTCAGAGTACGCGATGACCTTCACAGGGTtagaaaaaaaatttaaataaaaaaaaaaatcttggtgAAATTTCATGACCAACTAGGAAAGCCTCATGACCCTAGATAACCTTTGACCTGTCATAACAAAGCAGAAGGTCCCCAGGTAGCATATAATCTACAATCTAATCACCGTTTTAACTTTTTATTCATCATATTCTTTTTGGGTCTgtgggaggtaacatggggatttgaaccggcgatccccatgttgacagGCAATATTCATCAATTTAAAAACACCAGCGACAGAAAGTAACAAAGATGACATTCATCCGCATGTAAATGCACAGGATAGCTAATTTAATACAGTACTGAGTAGTTTTAAGAGGTCTGTCACATAGTTTTCTTCAAAGCTCGGCCGAGGTGAAGCCACTGACCTGCGTGTTCCCCCCGCTGACGTACAGCACGGTGGGGTTGTCGGCGCTGGTGATTAGCCGACCCATCTCGATGTGCCCAATGCAGTGGTTGACTCCCACCAGCGGCTTCCCCCACAGCTGGGCCACCGTGCGGGCCACCAGCGCCACTGTCACCAGGGGAGCACCCATACCAGGCCCTGAGGTTATGGATATGTGTTGTAAGTAAACTTACACTGAATCCTCCAACTGCATGAGTTGGGGTGTGGGAAAAAGAACTCTTCGTTCTTAATTCATGAATTAACACACAATAGCTAAATCTATAACAGTGATGAATTAAGTAGATTAAATAACATCATGTGCATATGTTGTCATTTCATATTCTTATCCATTATCTTAATTAAATGCCAATTTTTGTCATTATCTCTAATTCTTCTTGCATTTTCTCCATGGCTGCAGCCTTTCAATTACCCAACACAGTTCATTAAAGTTTCACCTAATCCAATCCAACCAAAATCCCAACATGAAATATAGTAAACAAACGCAACCCTTCTTACCCTTGGTGTAAGCCACACAGTCGATGTCTGCAGGCTTCAACTCCGCCTGCTCCAGCGCTTCCTTCAGGACCGTCAAAATGACGCCACGGTGGTGTACGGCAGTCTCACTTGGCAGGAACCCTGTTGGTAGACGTAGTTGTGGGATAATTTACTCGTTCATCAGTAGACAGCTCGTATagtctaacatccatccattcattatccaaaccgcccatcctgctcttagggtcgcgggatgctgaagcctatcccagcagtcatcgggcggcaggcgaggagacaccctggacagactgactgtccatcacagggccgacacacacacacacacacacacacacctagggacaatttaggaagtctgattcacctgacctacatgtctttagactgtggagggaaaccagaacacctggaggaaacccacacagacataggaagaacatgcaaactccacacagaggatgacccaggatgagccccaaggttggactaccccgtagctcaaa
Coding sequences:
- the osgep gene encoding tRNA N6-adenosine threonylcarbamoyltransferase; amino-acid sequence: MPVVIGFEGSANKIGIGIIRDGEVLSNPRRTYITPPGQGFLPSETAVHHRGVILTVLKEALEQAELKPADIDCVAYTKGPGMGAPLVTVALVARTVAQLWGKPLVGVNHCIGHIEMGRLITSADNPTVLYVSGGNTQVIAYSERRYRIFGETIDIAVGNCLDRFARVIKISNDPSPGYNIEQMAKKGSQYVELPYTVKGMDVSFSGILSYIEEAAHKMLNSGQCTAEDLCFSLQETVFSMLVEITERAMAHCGSQEVLIVGGVGCNLRLQEMMGVMCKERGAKLFATDERFCIDNGAMIAQAGWEMFRSGQVTKLEDSWITQRFRTDEVEVTWRE